In Lujinxingia vulgaris, the genomic stretch GGGGCGACCGACGCCACCAACAATCAAAAACTCGTCGAGGCCATCGGCCGGCTGGATGCCACGCAGTGGGCGGGGGAGGCCGGACCCGCGGCGCGCTTTGAGACGGTGCTCTGCCTGGTGCTCGGCGCCGATGTGGTGGGCCGCACGCTGCTTGCGCGCTGCGGTTTGACGCTCGAAGAGGTCCCGATGGGCGCGCCCCGCAACGAGGGGGAGCTTGTGCGGGTCGGCGAGTGGGCGGTGGTGTGGTTTCGCGGCCGCGTCGATGGTCGGATCGTGGTGGAGGCGCGTGGTGAGGGCGGCTTTGGCTACGATCCGCACTTTTATGTGCCTTCGCTGGGTCGCACGATGGCGGAGCTGACGTTGGAGGAGAAGGGGGCGATTAGCCACCGGGGGGTGGCGTTAGGGAAGTTGCGAGCATTCTTCGGGTTGGGGTGAGCCGAGCGCCCCAGGACGACGCTGGCTGCGTCGCTGCGTCGTCGCGGTAGCGCTGCTACACGCTCCTCCTGGCTCCTTGCCAATCGCCGCCCTGGATACGCTCGGGTTGTGCCGAGCGCCCCAGGACGACGCTGGCGGTGTCGTCAGGGATTCGCAGTAGCGCTGCTACAGCTTCATCCCTGCCTCCTTGCCAGGCGCCGCCCTGGATGCGCTCGGGTTGGTCGTTGTGCGTGTGGTTGTGTGGTTGTGTGGTTGTGGGGCGTCGGGGTTTGCGGGGTGGGGCGATTCGTGAGGGCGGTCGGGGGTGTGCGGTTTCGAGTACGAGGACCAGTACGAGTACGAGGACCAGGACGAGTACGAGTACGAGTACGAGGACCAGTACGAGTACGAGGACGAGGACCAGTACGAGTACGAGGACGAGACCGAGATCGAGATCGAGCCCGAGACCGACTTCGCCCGCCCTCACCTCCCCTGAAACGCGCTTTTAAAGGGGGTGCAGGATGTCTTAGCCCCGGCCCTCGGGCCTGTGGTAGACCTCGGGCACGCACATAATCCCGCTATCTATTCTGTCGAAGGGGCCGGTCCCCTTCCCTAACTCTGGCGAGTCGCTGTGATTTCAATTCGGGTACGTTGGACGGTGTTGGCACTATTTTTGGCCCTGCTCACAGGCGGGGGGTGCACGCCCACGACGACGTTGATGAGTGCGCGGCAGCTGGAGGCGGGGGAGGTGGCGCTGGGTGCCGGGGGAGATTGGCCGGGTCAGGAGTACTGGCCCCGGATGACGGCGTATGGGGTGGTGGGGGTCGCGGAGAAGGGCGATCTGGGGGTGTTGGGGGGGTATGATTTTGTGTCGGCCAACCTGGGGCTGAGCGCGCGGATTTATCCCGATGAGGGGTGGATGCTGGGGGTTCAGGCTGAAGGTCGGCGAGATGTGTGGCGGAGTCGGGACACGAGCGAGCGGCCGGATCCGGGGGTGGATGATATCGTGGTGACCTCGCGCATCTCGACGGCGGTGCGGGAGCGGGGCGGTGTGTATGTGGGGCTGGAGGGGACGTTGCTCAGCGGGTGGTCGTACAACTCGGAGACGGAGACGTCGACGCTGCGGCTGTGGGGGTTGGGCTTTGGGGGCTTTGTGGGGGCGGAGCGACGCCTCTCAGAGGGCTGGAGTTTGCAGGCGGAGATGATGCTGCGACCGCTGCTGATCAACACGTATTATGAGCGGATCGACGTGTTTGAGTTTGTCGACGAGGGCATCGGGTTTCAGGGGAGCGTGGGGGTGAATTACCGCTTTGGGGGTGGGGAGGAGGCGCGGCCGACGCGCAGTGAAGAGGTGCCGGGTGAGGAGGAGGTGCCGGGAGAGGAGGAGGTGCCGGGGTATGATGGGGAGGGGGTTCCGCTCTTTTAGAAGCGTTTGAGTGGGGGGGGCGGGTTGTGGTTAGGTGGTTGGGTGGTTGGGTGGTTGTGGGGCGCCGGGGTTTGCGGGGTGGGTCGATTTGTGAGGGCGTTGGCGGGTTCGCTTTGAGGTTAGGTGGTTATGTGGGCGGATGGGGCGTCGCGTTTGAAGTATTGCGATCCGGGGGCGTACCTGTGTTAGTAGGTCGGGAACCGAGTGTGACGAAGGAGTTGATGAGGGCGCAGTGCGCTGAATGAGCGTGGCCGACTGGCGAGCTGTCGTGAGTGGCCGGCGATACAGGGAGTTGGGATGGTTTCGATGAGGTTAGGTGTGAAGGTGGGCGCGCTGGCGCTGGCGCTGAGTCTGGGGGCGGGGTGCTCGTTCACGACGATGGAGACCGCTCGCCAGCTCGAGAGTGGCGAGGCGGTGGTGGGCGGGGCGCTGGACTGGCCGGGGCTTTTGTACATCCCGCGGGCCTCGGCCTACGGCAAGGTGGGAGTGGGGGATAAGGCCGACCTGGGGTTGCAGGGGGCCTTCGCCTTTGCGACGGCCAACGTGGGGGCGACCGCGCGTGTGTATCCGACCAGCTGGCTGACGATGAGCCTGCAGACCGACGCGGTCTTCGTGGTCGATGATTTTGGGAGCCTCTTTGGGACGGTCGATAATAACGCGGCGCTGCTGGTGTTTACGCCGCGGATCTCCACGGCCGTCAACGGCGATGACTTTCTCTACGGGGGGATTCAGTCCAACCTGCTCACGGGCTGGGAGTACGATGAGAGCGGCGTCAACACGGTCTACACGTTTCAGGGCGCCACCATCGGCGGGTTTGCAGGCATCGAGACCGATATCTCGCCGGGCTTAAGCCTGCAGACCGAGCTGATTTTGATGCCGGTGACCGTCGACGACGCCGGGGTCAACGTGATCTTCTCGGAGGGCGGGCTGCCGGCGCTCTTTCAGTGGAGCGTGGGGCTGAACTACCGCTTCGGCGGGGAGGCGGAGGTGGTGCGGCGAATGGAGCCGAGCGTGGCACCGCAGCGCGAAGCGCAGCAGCCTGCGCAGCCGAAGCGGGCGCCGCAATCCGAGCCGGAGCCCGCTCCGGAGTACGATGAGGGCGGGGTGCCGATTTATTGAGGGTAGTGGATGAGGGGGGGCTCGTTTTTGTGCTCGTGCTCGAGCTGGTAGGGGTGCACGACCTCGACCCGGGCTCTTTGCAGGAGCCCGGGCTTAAACGCGGGCCGGGCCTTATGGACGGGCGCGAGCTTGTGCACGCCCCGGGGTTTGGGGTCGGATGGTGTGCACGGAGAGCGTACGCATTTTCCTAAGACGGGAAGCTGTGAGGGGCCGATGGCATGGGAACGTGAAGGGACAGGGTCGACGCCGGGTTGGAAACGCTGGGTGCTGGTCCTGGTCATGGGGCTGGCCCCGACCGTGGAGGCAGGGTGCTCGTTGACGAGCCGGGAGACCGCGCGCCAGCTTGAGCAGGGTGAGGTGGTGGTCGGCGGCGGCATCGACTTGCCGGGGAACGAGTCGGAGCCACGGATATCGGCGTATGGCAAAGTCGGGGTGGGAGAGCGGGCGGACCTGGGGTTGCAGGGCGGGTTTGCGTTCGCGACGACGAATGTGGGCGCGTCGGCGCGTTATTACCCAACCCGCTGGTTGACGCTGGGCCTGCAGACCGAGGGAATCATCGTGGTCGACACCAACAACGCTGACTACGAGGACTACGCCGCGGGGCTTGTGGTGACGCCGCGGATCTCCACGGCGGTCCGGGGGAAGATGCCGCTCTACGTCGGGATGCAGGCCAACGTGCTCACCGGCTGGAAGTATCGGGAGAACAGCAGAGAGACGCGCTTTGGGTATGAGGGGGTACTCATCGGCGGGTTTTTGGGGATGGAGGGAAAAGTCGTCTCGCCGGCGTTGAGTTTGCAGATGGAGTTGATCGCGATGCCCTGGACCGTGACCGACCAGGGAGCCTCCATGGTGGGGGGAGATGTGGTGATTATCCCCTTTCAGTGGAGCGTGGGGCTGAACTACCGCTTTGGCGGGGAGCCGGAGGCGGTGGAAGAGATGGCGCCGAGTGAGGCTCCGCGGCCGGTGCAGCCGGAGCCGCCAGCCGAGCCGGCGCCGGAGCCGGAGCCGGCGCCGGAGCACGATGAGGGTGGGGTGCCGATTTATTGAAGGCTGTGGATGAAGGGGGGCGTGCTGGTGCTCGAGCTCGACCTCGCACTCGACCTCGATCTCGATCTGGTACTGGTGCTCGATCTCGTTCTCGATCTCGATCTCGACCTCGTTCTCGGCCGCGGGTTCGAGTGAAACCTTGAGGTCAGGCAGAGGGGGAGGGACGATCCTCGTCGTGGGGATGGGTGCGGTCGTGGCGGATCATGACGATGGTGGCGTCGTGGTGGAGGGCCTGGAGGCGCCCGAGCTGCTGGTCGGCCTGGTCGCGGAGCTCGGCCAGGGGGAAGTTTTGAAGTTCGGGGTGCTGGTCGCAGGCCAGGAGCAGGGCGCGCCAGAGGCATTGTTTGGCGCGCACGCCCCCCTGGAGGCCTTCGAGCTCGAGGACGCGGCTTAAGGGGGAGTAGCGCACCACTTCGTTGTTGAGTTTGAGGCGGCCGAGTTTCTCGGCGACCCGGGCGCTGACGCCTTTGACGCGGGAGGGGGAGACGTCGAGGGCGCGCAGGATGTTGCGCAGCACCGTGGCCTCGTCTTCGATCTCATCGGCCAACTCGCCGACCTTGCGGCCGATGGGGTTGGCGGTGTTCTGGGAGGCGATGCGCCTGGCGAGGCTTAGCCCGGCGGTGGCCGCGGCGTAATGGTCCTGGAGGTAGGTTTCGAGGTAGTGTTTTTCGCTCATGGTCACGTCCGTTGGGGGCGAAGGGTGGGTGAGCATCGTTTGAAAGATGCGCACGTGGGCGCCGTCTACCAACGGGTGGGGGTGAAGAGGGTCCGAGACTGGCGGCGAAAGGGAGGTGGTGATGCAGGCGATGATGGTGCGTTTCCTTCAAAATTTTGGTGCGATGGCCCGGCAGGCGGCGCGTCGGCATCCGCTGGAAGTCGCGATGGGGCTGGGAGTTGCCGCGTTGCTCAGCGGCGGGGTGGAGCAGCTCTGGAGAGATGAGCTCGTGATCGCCTGGACACTGACCGCGGTGCCGGCGCTGATGTGGGTGTTTGCGGTGAGTTACCTGCACATCCTGAAGGCGCTGAAGGTGGGCTGGCGTGTGGCGCTCAGTGTGGTGGGGCTCGGGGTGTGGAGCGGGTGGGCGTGGACGCTGAGCGGGGAGTTTGTGGACGCCGAGATCTGGCGTGTGGGCCTGGCCTCGGTGGGGCTTGTGGCGCTGCTGATGGTGGTGGGGCTGGCGGCGCAGAAGAGCGCGGTGGGGGCGCGGCTGCGAACCTGGCGCGCGGCGTATCGGCTCTGGCTCTACGGGGGGATGAGCGCGCTGTATCTGGGGGCGTTGTGGGTGGGGCTGGCGCTGGCGGTGTACTCGGTGGACACGCTCTTTGACCTCAGCGTCGATGGCGAGCTTTACGGGCACCTGGCGGCCTGGATCTTCGGGCCGGGCTTTGTGTGGATGTTGGCGGCGCGCACCGAGGAGATCTTCGATTTTGAGCAGGAGGTGGGTGCCGAGGCGCAGCCCTGGAGCCATCGGCTGGGCTTCTATCTGACGCTGCCGCTTGCGTCGGTTTATCTAGTAATTACCTATGCTTACGCGATCCGTGTGCTGGTGGTAGGGGAGGCCCCATCCAACGTGCTCTCGCCACTGATTCTGGGGGCGGGGGTGCTGATGTGGATGTCGCTGGAGCAGGTCGAGGTGATGCGGCGCAAAGGGGGTTATG encodes the following:
- a CDS encoding non-canonical purine NTP pyrophosphatase; the protein is MEELSTSTVPEGAFVIATGNAGKRRELAASLGELLDARWEVFDRNSFPRPLDEVEEDADTFEGNAIKKALWTARDTGRASLADDSGLVVDALGGAPGVYSARYSGEGATDATNNQKLVEAIGRLDATQWAGEAGPAARFETVLCLVLGADVVGRTLLARCGLTLEEVPMGAPRNEGELVRVGEWAVVWFRGRVDGRIVVEARGEGGFGYDPHFYVPSLGRTMAELTLEEKGAISHRGVALGKLRAFFGLG